One segment of Alistipes finegoldii DSM 17242 DNA contains the following:
- a CDS encoding nitroreductase family protein, with product MERTFKEALRHRRSYYALAPESPVEDAQIEEIVRFAIKHVPSAFNSQSTRAVLLLHEHHEELWKIVKRTLRAIVPEDAFARTEEKIERSFAAGYGTVLFFEDTNVVRDLQQKFPGYAGNFPVWSEQTSAMHQLAIWTMLEDAGFGASLQHYNPLIDNEVRKRWSLPEEWRLIAQMPFGTPAGEPGEKTFKPLDERIRVFR from the coding sequence ATGGAAAGAACATTCAAAGAGGCACTCCGCCACCGCCGCAGTTATTACGCGCTGGCCCCCGAATCGCCCGTCGAAGACGCACAAATAGAGGAAATCGTACGCTTCGCAATCAAGCACGTACCGTCGGCCTTCAATTCGCAGTCCACGCGCGCCGTGCTGCTGCTGCACGAACACCACGAGGAGTTGTGGAAAATCGTGAAGCGCACGCTGCGGGCGATCGTTCCCGAAGATGCGTTCGCACGCACCGAGGAGAAAATCGAGCGCAGTTTCGCGGCGGGATACGGCACGGTGCTCTTCTTCGAAGATACGAACGTCGTCCGCGACCTGCAGCAGAAATTTCCGGGTTACGCCGGCAATTTCCCCGTCTGGTCCGAACAGACCTCGGCCATGCACCAGCTGGCGATATGGACGATGCTCGAAGACGCTGGGTTCGGCGCGTCGTTGCAACATTACAACCCACTGATCGACAACGAGGTACGCAAACGCTGGAGTCTGCCCGAAGAGTGGAGGCTGATAGCGCAGATGCCGTTCGGCACTCCGGCGGGCGAGCCGGGCGAAAAGACGTTCAAACCGCTGGACGAACGCATCCGGGTGTTCAGATAA